A stretch of the Lonchura striata isolate bLonStr1 chromosome 17, bLonStr1.mat, whole genome shotgun sequence genome encodes the following:
- the TCFL5 gene encoding transcription factor-like 5 protein has protein sequence MSGSAPEEPQTIPQSPASAPDPAPVAVGPAGSSDSSFGEQNLGFATPEASLVEMMDIEYTQLQHILCSHTEAQSSEGEVEARLSTFSSPGPSADPPLQQPSPSTSQDGGSSNSSGNQSVCPVTCQSGLPCDSYWLSSNPHLGYADLQELRMMLLSESNLPANQREKAPNSSSSVEVSGCSVAKAKQGDSFLGENKENVFVENLALAPEVRSKPAVRARLEDRFNSSPTENPRCQEPQESGVTLNNLVTLIRRPSEVVGVPLHQQGNRCAALGKNKAAPATHSLPFTYPFFTMNACSAAGSANPSQAQTCGTSCTILEAAKHQDLGIPKTFPFIYQEAESTKQTVGTINKALPEEVWIKVGDTLCKQAINRSCSRINLLDSNMDRKPLGEIRNTRDNNQSTAAAQSPWQSAQPSSSVQVQSGSQDGSAQRRERHNRLERDRRRRIRVCCDELNLLVPFCTIDTDKATTLQWTTAFLKYIQERHGDSLKQEFETVFCGKTGRRLKIGRPDSCVMCPAQENRTAMETK, from the exons ATGTCAGGATCAGCCCCCGAGGAGCCTCAGACCATTCCTCAGAGCCCAGCTAGTGCTCCTGACCCCGCTCCCGTTGCTGTCGGACCTGCAGGCTCAAGTGACAGTTCCTTTGGTGAGCAAAACCTTGGCTTCGCCACCCCCGAGGCCAGCCTGGTGGAGATGATGGACATTGAGTAcacccagctgcagcacatACTTTGCTCGCACACGGAGGCGCAGAGTAGCGAAGGTGAAGTGGAAGCCAGGCTCAGCACTTTCTCCTCGCCTGGCCCCTCTGCAGACCCCCCTCTGCAGCAGCCCTCCCCCAGCACCAGTCAGGACGGGGGCTCATCCAACAGCTCTGGGAACCAGTCGGTCTGCCCAGTGACCTGTCAGTCAGGGTTGCCTTGTGACAGCTACTGGCTGAGTTCTAACCCGCACCTGGGCTATGCTGACTTGCAGGAGCTCAGGATGATGTTACTTAGCGAGTCCAACCTCCCCGCGAACCAGAGAGAGAAAGCGCCCAACAGCAGTAGCTCTGTAGAAGTCTCGGGATGCAGTGTAGCAAAAGCTAAACAGGGTGATAGTTTCTTGggggaaaataaggaaaacgTATTTGTTGAAAATTTGGCACTGGCACCAGAGGTTAGATCTAAACCTGCAGTCAGAGCTCGGTTGGAAGACAGATTCAACAGCAGCCCGACAGAAAACCCCAGATGTCAAGAACCCCAAGAATCTGGAGTAACTCTTAACAA TTTAGTGACATTGATACGCCGGCCCTCAGAAGTGGTGGGTGTTCCTCTTCACCAGCAAGGGAACAGGTGTGCTGCACTAGGGAAAAATAAGGCTGCACCTGCCACACATTCCTTACCATTTACTTACCCGTTCTTTACCATGAATGCATGTTCTGCTGCTGGAAGTGCTAATCCTTCCCAAGCACAG accTGTGGAACATCTTGCACTATTTTGGAAGCTGCCAAACATCAAGACCTTGGGATACCCAAAACATTCCCTTTTATCTATCAGGAAGCTGAATCCACAAAACAGACAGTAGGCACTATAAATAAAGCTTTGCCTGAGGAAGTTTGGATTAAAGTTGGAG ACACCTTATGCAAGCAAGCCATAAACAGAAGTTGCAGCCGAATAAATCTGTTGGATTCAAACATGGATCGCAAACCTCTTGGTGAGATTCGGAACACCCGGGACAACAACCAGAGcactgcagctgcccagagcccttGGCagtcagcacagcccagctccagtgTGCAGGTACAAAGTGGTTCCCAGGATGGAAGCGCCCAGAGAAGGGAAAGGCACAACCGCCTGGAGAGAGACAGGAG GCGCAGGATCCGGGTTTGTTGTGATGAGCTCAATCTCCTCGTTCCCTTCTGCACCATTGACACTGACAAGGCAACAACTCTGCAGTGGACAACTGCATTCCTCAAGTACATTCAGGAAAGGCACGGCGACTCCCTGAAGCAG gaatttgaGACTGTGTTCTGTGGTAAAACAGGCAGGAGACTAAAAATTGGAAGACCAGACTCATGTGTAATGTGTCCAGCGCAGGAAAACCGCACAGCTATGGAGACCAAATAG